From Halotia branconii CENA392, the proteins below share one genomic window:
- a CDS encoding single-stranded DNA-binding protein, giving the protein MNSCVLMAEIIQEPQLRYTSDNLAITEMLVQFQNSQKSDDAPATLKVVGWGNIATEIQQNYHQGDRVILAGRLSMNTVDRQEGFKEKRAELTVQQIQVVGGNFELNSSVNTSFTETSFRQTTPAVEIPSYESQRPPVTTPATSAVGVVPPVTNPQPSKFEPTAYPPVKEEEPDPDDIPF; this is encoded by the coding sequence ATGAACAGTTGTGTTTTAATGGCGGAAATTATTCAAGAACCGCAACTACGTTATACATCCGATAATTTGGCAATCACTGAGATGCTGGTACAGTTTCAAAATTCCCAGAAGTCTGATGATGCGCCAGCGACTTTGAAAGTTGTCGGTTGGGGAAATATAGCTACAGAAATTCAGCAAAACTATCATCAAGGCGATCGCGTCATTTTAGCAGGACGCTTAAGCATGAATACTGTAGACCGTCAAGAAGGTTTTAAAGAAAAACGGGCTGAATTAACAGTACAGCAAATTCAAGTTGTCGGAGGTAATTTTGAACTTAATTCCTCGGTAAATACATCATTTACAGAAACTTCTTTTCGTCAAACTACTCCAGCAGTCGAGATTCCTAGTTACGAATCACAACGTCCACCAGTAACTACCCCAGCTACAAGTGCCGTTGGCGTTGTTCCTCCAGTGACAAATCCTCAACCTAGCAAGTTTGAACCAACTGCTTACCCCCCAGTCAAAGAGGAAGAACCAGATCCAGATGATATTCCGTTTTAA
- a CDS encoding FAD-dependent oxidoreductase, producing the protein MTTYVTENPSQEPSVNPAHDIVDVQTTDCCIVGGGPAGAVLALLLARQGIPVMLLEAHKDFDRDFRGDTIHPSVMQIMEELGLSDRLLQLPHAKMRQVKVKTPEDTVTLADFSHLKTPYPYITMLPQVKFLEFITQEAQKYPHFQLVMGANVQELIIENGVTQGVRYRGGGGWQEVRAILTVGADGRHSRLRLLGDFESVETSPPMDILWFRLPRNPEEFEGGMGRFAPGHIVAMLDRGDEWQIAYVIPKGGYQKLRAAGLEELKKSIVEVVSELSERIENLQDWSQIAFLSVESSRVQRWYRPGLLLIGDAAHIMSPVGGVGINYAIQDAVVAANVLSKSLKNRYVQLSDLAKVQRQRELPTRIIQAFQTFIQKQIFAPVLQSNRTFQTPVLLRLPILRDFPARLIALGVFPVHVEI; encoded by the coding sequence ATGACTACCTATGTAACTGAGAATCCTTCCCAAGAGCCTAGCGTTAATCCTGCTCATGACATTGTAGACGTACAAACTACCGATTGTTGCATTGTCGGTGGTGGCCCAGCAGGAGCCGTCTTGGCGCTGCTGTTGGCACGTCAAGGTATTCCTGTCATGCTATTGGAAGCACACAAAGACTTTGACCGCGACTTTCGGGGAGATACAATTCACCCATCGGTGATGCAGATTATGGAGGAATTGGGTTTAAGCGATCGCTTGCTACAATTACCTCATGCAAAGATGCGCCAAGTTAAAGTTAAAACTCCTGAAGATACGGTAACACTAGCAGATTTTAGTCATCTGAAAACACCATATCCTTACATTACGATGCTTCCCCAAGTGAAATTTTTGGAGTTTATCACCCAAGAAGCGCAAAAATACCCTCATTTTCAACTGGTAATGGGTGCAAATGTCCAAGAATTAATTATTGAAAATGGTGTAACTCAAGGTGTGCGTTATCGAGGCGGCGGTGGTTGGCAGGAAGTTCGGGCAATACTCACAGTAGGCGCAGATGGTCGCCACTCAAGGTTAAGACTACTGGGTGATTTTGAGTCTGTTGAAACTTCGCCGCCGATGGATATTCTCTGGTTTCGCCTACCCAGAAACCCAGAAGAATTTGAAGGAGGAATGGGACGCTTTGCTCCTGGACACATTGTCGCCATGCTTGACCGTGGTGACGAATGGCAAATTGCCTACGTTATTCCCAAAGGTGGCTATCAAAAATTACGGGCTGCTGGTTTGGAGGAATTAAAAAAATCTATTGTGGAAGTTGTTTCAGAACTAAGCGAACGCATCGAAAATTTACAAGATTGGTCGCAGATAGCCTTTCTTTCAGTAGAATCCAGCCGTGTTCAGCGCTGGTATCGTCCAGGACTGTTACTTATTGGTGATGCAGCTCATATCATGTCTCCAGTGGGGGGAGTCGGCATTAATTACGCCATTCAAGATGCTGTAGTAGCGGCGAATGTCTTGAGTAAGTCGCTGAAAAACCGATATGTGCAACTGAGTGATTTAGCAAAAGTCCAGCGTCAACGGGAGTTACCGACACGAATTATTCAAGCATTTCAGACTTTTATTCAAAAACAGATTTTTGCTCCGGTTCTGCAATCAAATCGTACCTTTCAAACACCTGTTTTATTGCGTTTGCCCATTTTGCGCGATTTCCCAGCGCGGTTGATTGCTTTGGGTGTGTTTCCAGTTCATGTTGAAATTTAA
- a CDS encoding ABC transporter ATP-binding protein: MAQVILENVYKSFPPRKGEHITLQTQLPAKYGNNIDVSPERAENINVLRRINLTIADGEFMVLVGPSGCGKSTLLRLIAGLETMTGGNILVGDRLINDLPPKERDIAMVFQNYALYPHMTVYDNIAFGLRRRGKEKAGGAALRLRSVTREAGEEISSSSSYFRMWAENAFVGMTRSLPKGLRYVSPKEREIHQQVRNVAHLLQIETLLNRLPKQLSGGQRQRVALGRAIARNPQVFLMDEPLSNLDAKLRAETRAQIVKLQRQLGTTTIYVTHDQTEAMTMGDRIAIMSEGQIQQVASPLELYNRPANRFVAEFIGSPPMNFIPVKFHAPLLITHSQFRLTLSESWGSALQKYDGQTLILGVRPEHLNVSLPATKNIPVQVDLVENLGNDSFVAVKLTEPENIVNNLQVRVPPERLVSIGEQLWLSLNQDKIHFFDPQTNLAIFSH; the protein is encoded by the coding sequence GTGGCACAAGTTATTTTAGAAAACGTTTATAAAAGTTTTCCCCCACGTAAAGGGGAACATATTACCTTACAAACCCAACTTCCAGCCAAATATGGGAATAACATTGATGTATCACCAGAGCGTGCAGAAAACATTAATGTCCTGCGGCGGATTAACTTAACGATCGCCGATGGGGAATTTATGGTGTTGGTTGGCCCTTCTGGTTGTGGTAAAAGTACCCTGCTGCGGTTAATCGCTGGGTTAGAGACGATGACTGGCGGCAATATTTTGGTAGGCGATCGCTTAATTAATGATCTACCTCCCAAAGAACGAGATATTGCAATGGTATTTCAAAATTACGCCCTGTATCCTCACATGACGGTGTATGATAACATTGCTTTTGGATTGCGTCGTCGGGGAAAAGAGAAAGCAGGGGGAGCAGCACTTCGGCTTCGCTCAGTGACCAGGGAGGCAGGGGAAGAAATTAGTTCTTCATCTTCCTATTTTCGGATGTGGGCTGAAAATGCATTTGTGGGAATGACGCGATCGCTTCCCAAAGGACTGCGTTATGTTTCTCCCAAAGAACGAGAGATACATCAACAAGTCAGGAATGTAGCTCATTTATTACAAATTGAAACTTTACTGAATCGCTTACCCAAACAGCTTTCTGGAGGACAAAGGCAACGAGTGGCATTAGGACGAGCGATCGCCCGCAATCCGCAAGTATTTTTGATGGATGAACCGCTTTCTAACTTGGATGCCAAACTCCGGGCAGAAACCCGCGCCCAGATTGTCAAATTGCAACGCCAATTAGGGACAACAACAATTTACGTTACCCATGACCAAACAGAAGCCATGACAATGGGCGATCGCATTGCCATTATGTCCGAAGGTCAAATTCAGCAAGTTGCCTCTCCATTAGAACTTTACAATCGTCCTGCTAATCGCTTTGTGGCAGAATTTATTGGCTCTCCGCCGATGAATTTTATACCTGTAAAATTTCATGCGCCGCTGTTAATTACCCATTCCCAATTTCGTCTCACTCTCTCAGAAAGTTGGGGAAGCGCCCTGCAAAAATATGATGGACAAACCCTCATTTTAGGTGTTCGCCCAGAACACTTAAATGTGAGTTTGCCCGCTACTAAAAATATACCAGTGCAAGTAGATTTAGTCGAGAACCTTGGTAATGATTCCTTTGTTGCCGTTAAACTGACTGAGCCGGAAAATATAGTTAATAATTTACAAGTGCGAGTACCACCAGAAAGATTAGTAAGTATTGGTGAACAACTATGGTTATCATTGAACCAAGATAAAATTCACTTTTTTGACCCACAAACTAACTTAGCAATTTTCAGTCACTAG
- a CDS encoding DUF5615 family PIN-like protein: MSLDQADDLTVWEYARQNEFTVVTRDADFNELSILRGFPPKVIWIRYGNCSARQIEEILRSHVENIQAFDKNPSLGVLTLY; this comes from the coding sequence ATAAGCTTAGATCAAGCAGATGATCTAACTGTTTGGGAATACGCCCGACAAAATGAATTTACTGTTGTAACGAGAGATGCTGATTTTAATGAGTTGAGTATTTTGCGAGGATTTCCGCCGAAAGTAATTTGGATTCGTTATGGCAATTGTTCAGCCAGACAAATTGAAGAAATTTTGCGATCGCATGTAGAAAATATCCAAGCTTTTGACAAAAATCCTAGTTTGGGAGTTTTGACACTGTATTAG
- a CDS encoding DUF433 domain-containing protein, which translates to MNSRANLLIRITQTPGQCGGRPCIRGMRIRVSDILEMLAENVSFSEILEDFPDLEFEDIQACLLFAARRTDFPRLTA; encoded by the coding sequence ATGAACTCAAGGGCTAATTTGTTGATTCGTATTACTCAAACACCTGGTCAATGTGGTGGCCGTCCTTGTATTCGAGGCATGAGGATTCGTGTGAGTGATATTTTAGAAATGCTGGCTGAGAATGTCAGCTTTTCTGAGATTTTAGAAGATTTTCCCGATCTTGAGTTTGAAGATATCCAAGCCTGTCTATTGTTTGCAGCGCGGCGAACA